A segment of the Paraburkholderia fungorum genome:
GCCACGATTCGTCGTAGCCGCTCAGATTGTCCAGCGCCTCGCGCAGCCGCTCGATCGCCACGGCGGGAATCTCGACGCTCGCCTCGACCCCGCTCGACAACCCCGCGATGCTGGCCAGCTGCACCAGCGCATCGGCGGCTTCGGCGACGTCGGCGGCGAAAACGAGGTGGGTGTTCAGCAATTCGACCAGACCGGGCGACGCCGCGATATCGTCGACGTTGAGTTGCACGGCCAGAAAGGTGGCTTTGTTCATCCCCAACTCCTCGCAGGATTCAGATGTTGTCGTGGGTGCATAACGAGCAGGTTGAACGAGTATAGGCGAGCCCTCTCAGGTTGCAATATTCAGACGAATTTGGTGGAAAGGGTTGCAGCGCGGGGCTGGCGGCCCGAGCGACCTATAATAAGGGCCAGCCGGAACACTGGTCGCGCAAGTCAGCGAGCTTCTCGCAGGCGGCGAAAACCGGCGCGACGGTTTCGTCATTTCAATTGCCCACCGCCATGAAGATCATCCGCAGCAGGAGTTTTACCGCTACGCATCCATGGGGCGCGCTCGATATCGCCAACATGGGCGGCATCACCACGCGCCTGCATTGGACCGATCAGCCGTACAAGTGGCACGTCAATGACGGCGAGGAAGTGTTTGCGGTGCTCGATGGCCGCGTCGAGATGCGCTATCGGCAGGATGGGGTCGAGCAGTCCGCGATTCTGGAAACCGGCGACGTGTTCTACGCGTCTATCGGCACCGAGCACGTCGCTCATCCGATCGGCGCGGCGCGTGTTCTGGTGGTTGAGTCGCAGGGCAGCGTCTGACGATGCCCTCGCACGCGCGAGCCGTGACCGCTGGCGGCGCGTAGGGCGGCATAATGGCGGGCGGGTTACCGCCGCCTGCCATACCGTACGAATAAGCGTACAAGTCAGCGTTCAGGCAGCGTCAAGCCTGGCGGCACGACAAATGCTTGGGCATCGATTGAATCCGATTGAAATAAGTGTCGAGGAAAATCACATGACAAGACAATGGCGATTGACGGGGACCCGATTGCTGACAACAGCCGCGCTGGCCGTGTTGTTCGGGGGCTGCACGAGCATGCCGTGGGAAAGCACGCCGTTCTATAGCAGCGCGCCGACCAGCCCGACCACACTCAGCACGGTTCCAGTTCCCGCTGGTTTCTACCGCGTCAATCCGGGCGACACGATTGGCGGCATCGCATCGGCGTATGGCCGAAACCCTCAGGAAATCGCAGCGTGGAACGGTCTCACGGCCAATTCGCCGGTCAGTCCGGGCCAGGTGTTGCGCGTGTCTCCACCGATGACCTCCGGCAGCGTCGTGACGCCGCCGGTTGCCGTGTCGCCGGGCGCGCCCGCTGCGCCCGCCGCGCCGGTTGCATCAACGGGGCCGCAGCAGGGCGTGTTGCAGTGGCCGTTACGCGGTCCGATTCTGAAAACTTTCGCGCCGGGCCGTTCGAACGGAGTGGTAATCGGCGGTCGCCCTGGCGATCCGGTCAAGGCAGCCGCCACCGGACGCGTGGTCTACGCGGGTTCGGGTATCGAGGCGTATGGTCCGCTGATCATCATCAAACATGACGACTCGCTGATTACCGCCTACGGGCAGAACAGCGCGCTGCTGGTGAAGGAAGGCGATGCCGTTGCGCAGGGGCAGACCATCGGCCAGGTCGGGGTGGACAGCCATGGCACGGCGGGCATCCAGTTCGAAGTCCGTCAGAATGGACAGCCGGTCGATCCGCTTGCGTGGTTGCCGAAGTCGGGTGAGTGAGCGGGTCTTTTGCCCGGTCCTGAGGGGTATTTGTTGCGGATAGCCTGGCGCTGTGTCGCTTGGCGCAGAGGAGGCAGGGAATGCGGTTTTTCCGATTCCCTGCTGCCATTATTTCAATGGATAGTTGTCGGATTGGCGCATCGAGACTTTGAGCATCAACGGGCTGCTCGCGCCTCTCGGGCAACCCGTTCCAAACCTGCAAGTGACGAACTGCCGTCGCGACCGCGCCCGTGACCTAATATGAACGGAGCGTCCGGCGGAGGTCCATCATGTACCACGATCCGATTCAAATCCCCGCACTGATTGAAATAACGTTGCTGGTCGTTGTGCTGATCGCCGTCAGCATAGTCCGCGCACGGCGGCGAAGGTCGCGGCAGCGGAACCGCGTCGGCGCGGGTACGCATACCGGCTAATGTCACGCGTGAACGCAGCCTGCGCTGCCGCTTCGCATGTCGGCCTCAACCGGCCGATCCTGACGCGACGCGCGGATACCGACGCAGAGGGAAAACCCGATGGTTAGCACTGCCCGATCATTCCGCGCGGCCGTTATGTTCGGTGCGCTCACATTCGTTGTGTTGAGTCTGCACAGCAAGCCGGTGAGCGCAGCCGCGACTTCTTCGGATCTTTTCAGCTGGCCCGCATCGCTCGCGCCGATCGGAAACGGCTACCCAAAGGAAGGAGATGCATGCCGCCGACTCGGCGAATCGTCCGCAACAGCCGATTACCTCGACCATACGGCGACGTTAATCGGCTGTCCGGGTGACGCTGACAACGCCAGTGTCCGGGCAATGCTGACTGATTACCGCGCGCATGTCGTGGGTAAAGCCGACGGCGTCACGTTGATTTCAATTTCCAATGGTTTTCGCCGGCGAAAATAGCCTGGGTGTCAATAAAGATTCATTGGCGAATTAATATCCGACGCCGATCCGAATTCCATTGGCAATCCGCAAATACGATAGCAGCGGTTATTGGCGCTATTCGTCGATATCGACCAGAGTATCGATATCCTCTTGAATACGCTCGTTCTAACTCGCTGCGGCCTGATCTGGATTCGACCATCGGCCGAACGGGGAGCGGGGAATCGGCAGACCTTCCACAAATGCCCTTGCGCAACGCACCGCGAACTCAAACGCACAGCTTTGGCTCGCAAACTGACCAAGATCGCCTAATGAAGTGGAGTCGCCGTCTTCTTTCAGAATGCACGCGCGAGCTACGAATGTATTGCCATACCTGATAGTCGACGCCTGAATCGCTGCGCCACGGTGGAATAGAACCATTGAACATGTCCTCCGATCCAGTTGGTGGAAGGCTATTGTAATGTCGTCTTTTTTGTGTGTGGTAACTGTTACCATTTCGCAGAGAGCGCTTAAGTAAATTCACCGCAAATTGCGAACTACGCAATGAAAACTCTGCTGGAATAATTCAGTTGACGGTAGTCGTCGTCATTGAGTCTGTGTTACGTCTTTATGCATCCATTCAAGATGCGCGACATCGATGGATGAGTATGAATAAAGACCATGACAAACAGACCCGGCGATTCACACGATGAAATCCCGCTAAGCGGTAGACGCCATGCCGTTGGGGTGGTTCGCGTGGGCGACACGGTACGCAGGCCGTATCAACGCGTCGTCGCCATTTGAGCACCGGCTTTTGCTGCATCTTGAGAGCGTCGGTTAAGCATGTGCGCCGCGCTATCTCGGTCGCGACGTGCTCGGCTATATCTCCGGATGGGTGCCTGCGAAATTCAAACGCTTCGCCAACGGGCCAAATTGCATGCTGCTCAGATCGTTTCACGACGCCACTCGGGGAAGCGGCCTCGCTGGCGCACATCAGGTGATGTTTCACGATGATCCTGGTCCGAACAACATGATGTTCCAGCACGGCCGACCAGCGGCCTTCATCGACTTCGATTTCGCCGCACCAGCACAATTCTGGAGGACGTCGGCTATCTGGCCTCGACATGGCATGTCGGCAAATCCGGCGCGAGGAGCCCGCCGGATTTGAGACTGCGCAACTCAAGATTCTCTCGGATGCATAAGGTCTGGAGCCGAGCGACCGCGCGGCAATCGTCACCGTGACGCTGGAGCGGCAGGCCCGCCATATTCCGTTCTGGAACGAACGTATGAACTGCTGCGACATCCGCCGGACAAGCCCTGCGGAAATTCAGGAGCGTATCGACTGGACCCGGCGAAATGGCATTTAACCCATGCCGACCGGGTACTTTTTCTGACGATATTGGGCGTTGAATCGAATAGCGTCCTATAGCAGAACGAATTGGTCAATAGAGAGGTGTGCTCTGTTGATCAATCACGACTCCCGTCCGATACTCGCAACATCGTCCTTAGCCCCACAAAACATGGCCTCGCCGACGATGAAAACCGACCGCTTTGCCGCCGCTTTTCATCGGATCGCGCGTGAGGCTGAAAAGCAATGTTGAGCGGGGCGGTCAGGTTCTGATTCACGGCAAGCCGCCAGTTCCGGTCGAGCAAAAACGTTCGCTAACGTGCAAAAGCCGGGCTGACCAGAAAGCGCATTAACGGCATATTCAACCGCGTGGCCGTCAACGGGATTGGAGCGTCCCGTTGACTGAGCTTAAAACCGAACTTGTAGCTGAGTTCGGCAGTCTGGCTTTTCCCAATTTTGCGGAACGGGTGGCGGACAAGGCAAAAAAGGCAAGCGCGACTCTAGAGGACTAAAGGGGGCCTGAAATGGTGCATGCCGATCTGGCTGTACTCGGGGGCGTTGGAATTCTCGCGCTTGCCTGCCTCGCCGTGTGCGGCGTCTATCTCTACTGGGGCAGCGACGCCTATCGCTCCCGCCGCCGCCGGCGCGAATTCGAAGCGCGGATACTCAGGCCGCCATCAGCGAAACTCTCCGAATTACCCAGGAAGCAAAAGAGCGCGCCTCGCGCAATTGCATCGAACGACGAAGAGTTCTCAGGAGCCACCGCGACCATGGGCACGCAACTTAGCCAGCGCTGCAAGACCTCGTTGTATCGTGCCGTATTCAACGCGGCTCACGGCGAAAGCATCGTATTCCTGATTGCTGACAGCCGCGACGATGCACGAACGCGTGCGACCGGCGCACTCGCCGCCATCTACGGAATCGACTCGCATAACGTCGGTTTGTCGAACCTGGCGGCGTTCCGCGAGCTGGTCGATATCGGTATCAGCGAGGATGAGGACATGCGCATCTTCGAGATGGCCTGGAAGGGAACGGATGTCAGCGCGTGGGTCCAGCATCCGCTCTTCCTGACCGATGAACCCAGCTTGCTGGGCAAATGGGCCGAGCTATACGCGGATCTCGCGCGCGAACTGGCGAGCAGTGCAATCGAAAAAGCGCGGCATTGAGCGCCTGCTCCTTGCCATCAAAGCGGCGCGCGTCCGCTCAACACGCGCACGTTTGAACCAGCAGCGCGCGCGCCCATTTGTGCCCGGGCGCGTGATGCGTGCGCTCGTGCCACGCGACGGTCTTGGTGAAACCCGGAATCTCGACCGGCGGCACGAAGATCGCCAGACCGTCGGCGTGCAGGGCAAGCCGTCGTGGCACCACTGCGATCAGATCGCTCGAACGCAAAATTTCCGGCAGTACCAGAAAGCCCGTGACCGAGACGGTCACGCGCCGAGCGCGGCCGATTTTCGCGAGCGCTTCGTCGGTTACGCCGCTGAGGCTGCCGCCGTGGTACGACACCAGCGCGTGATCGAGCGCGCAAAAGCGGTCGAGTGAAAGCGCATCGACCGCCGCGTCCGGGTGATCGTCACGCATCACGCATACATACCGTTCGTCGAACAGACGCCGCGCGTGCAGGTCCGGCGGCGTTGTATCGGGCGTGATCAGCGCGAGGTCGATATCGCCGCGCTGAAGCTGTCCGGCCAGCCGTTCGTGCTGAACCGGCAGCACGACCGCGCGGATGCCGGGCGCGTGACGGCGAAGTTCGCTGAGAAACGGCACCACCACGGCTTGCAGCGCGTAGTCGGTGGCGGCGATGGTCAACGTCATCTCGGCGACTGCGGGATCGAACGACGGCGGCTGCAGCATCGTTTCGACATCCGCGAGAATCTGCTTGAGCGGGCCCGCGAGTTCCAGCGCGCGCGCCGTCGGGGTGATGCCGCGCTGCGTGCGCACGAACAGCGGGTCGCCGAAACTTTCGCGCAAACGCGTCAGCATCGCGCTGACCGCAGGCTGCGTCAGCGATAGACGCTGCGCAGCGCGCGTGACGTTGCGCTCGTCCAGCAGCGCATCGAGCGCTTTCAGCAGATTCAGGTCGATCATTCTGTAATCATTTCTGTGGATGACAGAAATAATAATAATCGATTGGAT
Coding sequences within it:
- a CDS encoding phosphotransferase, with product MLLRSFHDATRGSGLAGAHQVMFHDDPGPNNMMFQHGRPAAFIDFDFAAPAQFWRTSAIWPRHGMSANPARGARRI
- a CDS encoding cupin domain-containing protein: MKIIRSRSFTATHPWGALDIANMGGITTRLHWTDQPYKWHVNDGEEVFAVLDGRVEMRYRQDGVEQSAILETGDVFYASIGTEHVAHPIGAARVLVVESQGSV
- a CDS encoding peptidoglycan DD-metalloendopeptidase family protein, with amino-acid sequence MTRQWRLTGTRLLTTAALAVLFGGCTSMPWESTPFYSSAPTSPTTLSTVPVPAGFYRVNPGDTIGGIASAYGRNPQEIAAWNGLTANSPVSPGQVLRVSPPMTSGSVVTPPVAVSPGAPAAPAAPVASTGPQQGVLQWPLRGPILKTFAPGRSNGVVIGGRPGDPVKAAATGRVVYAGSGIEAYGPLIIIKHDDSLITAYGQNSALLVKEGDAVAQGQTIGQVGVDSHGTAGIQFEVRQNGQPVDPLAWLPKSGE
- a CDS encoding LysR family transcriptional regulator gives rise to the protein MIDLNLLKALDALLDERNVTRAAQRLSLTQPAVSAMLTRLRESFGDPLFVRTQRGITPTARALELAGPLKQILADVETMLQPPSFDPAVAEMTLTIAATDYALQAVVVPFLSELRRHAPGIRAVVLPVQHERLAGQLQRGDIDLALITPDTTPPDLHARRLFDERYVCVMRDDHPDAAVDALSLDRFCALDHALVSYHGGSLSGVTDEALAKIGRARRVTVSVTGFLVLPEILRSSDLIAVVPRRLALHADGLAIFVPPVEIPGFTKTVAWHERTHHAPGHKWARALLVQTCAC